Genomic window (Sphingosinicella microcystinivorans):
GAACCCGGGGAAATCGCTGCCGCCGCCTAACGGAAGCGCAGGTCCTCGCGCGACAGGTCCGCGAGCGTGCGCGCGCCCATCAGCTTCATGTCGCGTTCGATCTCGTCGCGCAGCTTGCCGAGGATACGCTCCACCCCCGGCTGCCCCGCCGCCGCGAGCGCATAGAGGTAGAGCCGCCCGCCCGAAACCGCCCGCGCGCCGAGCGACAGCGCCTTCAGCACGTGCGTGCCGCGCCGCACCCCGCCGTCGAGGATCACCTCCAGCCGGTCGCCCACGGCGTCGACGATCTCGGCGAGCTGGTCGAACGGCGCGCGTGAGCCGTCGAGCTGCCGTCCGCCGTGGCTCGAGATCATGATGGCGCTTGCCCCGATGTCGATCGCCCGCCGCGCGCACTCCACGGACATCACGCCTTTCAGGCAGAACGGCCCGCCCCACTCGGCGCGGATCGCCTCGGCCGCCTTCCAGTCCATCGTCTGGTCGAGCAGCGAGGTGAAATACTCGCTCACCGTCACGGCCGTGTTGCTGCCCTGCTTGATGTGGTCCTTGAGGTTCGAAAGCTCGAAGCGCTCGCGCAGCAGGTAGTTCAATGTCCACGACGGATGCGTCGCGAAGCTGAGCAGGCTCGACGGCGTCAGCTTCGGCGGAGAGGTGAAGCCGGTGCGGAAATCGCGTTCCCGGTTGCCGCCGACGATCGTGTCCACCGTCAGCGCCAGCGCATCGAACCCGGCGGCCTTCGCCGCCTGGATCATGTCGCGGTTGAGGCCCTTGTCCTTGTGGTAATAGAACTGGAACAGCTTCGGCGTGGAGATCGTCCGCCCGATCTCCGCGAGGCTGACGGTCGCAAGGCTGGAAATCCCGAAGAACGTCCCGAACTTTTCGGCCGCCCGCCCCACCGCGCGCTCGCCGTCGTGATGGAACAGGCGTTGCAGCGCCGTCGGCGACAGGAACAGCGGCATCTCGATGCGCTTGCCGAACAGCGTCGTGGACATGTCCACCGTCTCCACGCCCGCGAGCACGCGCGGCACGAGGTCGCAGTCTGCGAACGCCGCCGTATTGCGCGCCAGCGTCACCTCGTCGTCGGCTGCGCCGTCGATGTAGTGGAAGATCGGGGACGGCAGGCGCTTCTGCGCGAGTGCGCGGAAATCGGCGACGTTGTGACAATCGCTGAGACGCATGACGGACTTCCCCCTTGTTGCGTGTCCGCCTGTAACATCCGGTCGCCTTGCCACAAAATGGCCATTTGACTCTTGCCCGCGCATCTCTATGAGCGGCGGCGGGCCACGCCGTCCCAACGCGGCGCGCGCTCTCTGTAAGGAGAGAACATGACTGACGTTACGAAGCCGGGCATCCTGCCCGCACGCCCCCAGTTTTCTTCCGGCCCCTGCGCCAAGCGCCCCGGCTGGGACCCCGCGAAATTCAACCTCGACGTGCTCGGCCGCTCGCATCGCGCCAAGCTCGGCAAGGCGCGCCTCAAGCTCGCCATCGACCTCACCCGCAAGGTGCTGGGCGTGCCGGACGACTACCGTATCGGGATCGTCCCCGCCTCGGACACCGGCGCCGTCGAGATGGCGATGTGGTCGATGCTGGGTGCCCGTCCCGTCACCACGATCGCGTGGGAGAGCTTCGGTGAAGGTTGGGTCACGGATGCCGCCAAGCAGCTGAAGCTGAACCCCACGGTGCTGAAGGCGCCCTACGGCGAGCTTCCCGATCTCGAGACGGTCGACTTCACGAACGACGTGATCTTCACGTGGAACGGCACCACCTCGGGCGTCCGCGTCCCGAACGGCGACTGGATTCCGGAAGGCCGCGAAGGCCTCACCTTCGCCGACGCGACTTCCGGCGCCTTCGCGCAGGACCTGCCGTGGGCGAAGCTCGATGTCACCACCTTCTCGTGGCAGAAGGTGCTGGGCGGCGAAGGCGGGCACGGCGTGCTCATCCTCTCCCCGCGCGCGGTCGAGCGGCTGGAGACCTACACGCCCGCATGGCCGCTGCCGAAGATCTTCCGCATGACGAAAGGCGGCAAGCTGATCGAAGGCATCTTCGTGGGCGAGACGATCAACACGCCGTCGATGCTCTGCGTCGAGGACTATATCGACGCGCTCGAATGGGCGGACGGGCTCGGCGGCTGGAAGGCCCTCGCCGCCCGCGCCGATGCCAACGCCGCCGCGCTCGACGCGTGGGTGCAGAAGACGCCGTGGATCGAGAACCTCGCCGTCGATCCGGCGACGCGCTCGAACACCAGCGTCTGCCTCAGGATCACGGACCCGCGCGCCGACGCGGAAACGCCGAAGAAGATCGCCTCGCTCCTCGAAAAGGAGAACGCGGCGCTCGACATCAACGGCTACCGCGACGCCCCTGCGGGCCTGCGCATCTGGTGCGGCGCCACCGTCGAGACCGCCGACATAGAAGCGCTGACACCGTGGCTCGACTGGGCCTTCGCCGAAGTCATCTCCAACTGAAACCGTCACTCCGGCTTGAGGCCGGGGTCCATCCGACACCGTGAATGGATACCGGCCTCAAGCCGGTATGACGACGAGGAAAGCTACATCCCATGCCCAAGGTCCTGATTTCCGATAAAATGTCCCCGAAGGCCGCCGCGATCTTCAAGGAGCGCGGCGTCGAGTTCGACGAGAAGCCCGGCCTCACCAAGGACGAGCTGAAGGCCATCATCGGTGAGTATGACGGCCTCGCCATCCGTTCGGCCACCAAGGTCACTGCCGACATCCTCGAAGCCGCGACGAACCTGAAGGTCGTCGGCCGGGCCGGCATCGGCGTCGACAACGTCGACATCCCCGCCGCGTCCGCCAAGGGCGTCGTCGTGATGAACACGCCGTTCGGCAACTCGATCACCACGGCAGAGCACGCCATCGCCCTGATGTTCGCGCTTGCCCGCCAGCTTCCGGAGGCGGACGCCTCCACGCAGGCCGGCAAGTGGGAAAAGAACCGCTTCATGGGCGTCGAGGTGACGGGCAAGACGCTCGGCCTCATCGGCGCGGGCAACATCGGCTCGATCGTCGCCGAGCGCGCGCTCGGGCTCAGGATGAAGGTCGTCGCCTACGATCCGTTCCTCACCCCCGAGCGCGCCGAGGACATCGGCATCGAGAAGGTGGAGCTGGACCAGCTCCTCGCCCGCGCGGACTTCATCACGCTGCACACGCCGCTCACCGATTCGACGCGCAACATCCTCAGCCGCGAGAACCTGCTGAAGACGAAGAAGGGCGTGCGGATCATCAACTGCGCGCGCGGCGGCCTCATCGACGAGGCGGCGCTCAAGGAGCTGCTCGATTCGGGCCACATCGCAGGCGCGGCGCTCGACGTGTTCGTCACCGAGCCGGCTCACGAAAGCCCGCTGTTCGGCACCCCCGGCTTCATCTCGACGCCGCACCTCGGCGCCTCCACAGACGAGGCGCAGGTCAACGTCGCGATTCAGGTCGCCGAGCAGATCTCGGACTTCCTGCTCTCGGGCGCCGTCACCAACGCGCTCAACGTGCCCTCGCTCTCCGCCGAGGAAGCGCCGCGTGTGCGCCCCTATATCGAGCTTGCCGAAAAGCTCGGCCTGCTCGCGGGTCAGCTCGCCAAGGGCGCGATCAGCCACGTCACCGTCGAGGTCGAAGGCGCCGCCGCCGAGCTCAACATCAAGCCGATCACCAGCGCCGTGATCACCGGCCTGATGCGGCCGATCTCGGACACGGTGAACATGGTTAACGCTGTTCACATCGCCCGCGAGCGCGACATCGGCATCGCGGAAGTCCGCCACGAGCGCGAGACCGACTACCACACGCTGCTGCGCGTGACGGTGAAGACGGAGGACGGCGAGCGTTCGGTTGCGGGCACGCTGTTCGGCATGAAGCACCCGCGCCTCGTCGAGCTGTTCGGCATCAAGGTCGAGGCCGACCTCGACGGCTCGATGCTGTTCATCGCCAACGAGGACAAGCCCGGCTTCATCGGCAAGGTCGGCACCGCGCTCGGCGAGGCCAGGGTGAACATCGGCACCTTCCACCTCGGCCGCCGCGGCCAGGGCGGCGAGGCGATCCTGCTGCTGTCCGTGGACGGCGACATCTCCGACCCGCTGCTCTGGTCGATCTGCAAGCTCGACGGCGTCAAGGATGTGAAGGCGCTCCGCTTTTAAGTTCATCGGTGTGCGCGGCCTGAACCTTGTTTCGGGCCGCGCTCGCCGCTAGAGCCGGGCCATCATGACCGATCCGATCTCCAAGGGCCTGCTTCCCGAAGGCTTCCGCGATCGCCTGCCGCCGCAGGCCGAAGCGGCGGCGGACCTGCTGCGCACGCTGCTGGACCGCGTTTCGGCGCATGGCTACGAGCGCGTCTCGCCGCCGCTCGTCGAGTTCGAGGACAGCCTCGTCACGCGCCTGTCCTCGGCGCGGCCGCAGGACCTGCTGCGCTTTGTCGACCCGTTGTCGCAGCGCACGCTGGCGCTGAGGCCGGACATCACCGCGCAGGTCGGCCGCATCGCCGCGACGCGCATGGCGCATATCGCCCGGCCCCTGCGGCTCGCCTACGGCGGCCCCGTGCTCCGCGTGCGCCCGGCGCAGGTCGGGCCGCAGCGCGAGGCGATGCAGATGGGCGCCGAGCTCATCGGCTCCGACCACGTCGACGCCGTCGCCGAGCTTCTCGGCATCGCGCTCGAAGCGCTCGCCGCGGCGGGCCTCACCGACATGTCGGTGGACCTCACCCTCCCCGATCTCGTCGGCACGCTCGCCGCCGGGCCGTGGCCGGTCGCCGCAACGCTCGCCGACGTGCAGACGGCGCTCGACGGCAAGGACGGCGCTGCGCTTCAGGCGCTCGGTGCCGGGCGGTACGGCGCGCTGATCGAGGCGGCAGGCCCGGCGGAAGCCGCGCTCGCGCGTCTCAAGGCGCTCGACGCCGCGGGTGCGCTCGACACGCGCATCACGGGGCTTGAACGGCTGGTCGCCACGGCATCGCCGCACGCCGCCGTCACCATCGACCCGACCGAGCGCCACGGCTTCGAGTATCAGACGTGGATCGGCTTTTCCGTGTTCGCGGCGGGCGTGCGCGGCGAGGTCGGCCGCGGCGGCACCTATCTCGTCCGCCATCCGGGCGGCGGCGAGGAGGCGGCGGTCGGCTTCTCGCTGTACGTGGACGGCCTCGTCGATGCGGGCCTCGGCGCCCTGCGCCGCCGCCGCCTGTTCGTGCCGATCGGCACCGATGCGGCCCTTGCGGCGCAACTGAGAACCGAGGGCTGGACCACGGTCGCCGCGCTCACGGACGCAGACACGCCGACGCGTCTGCGCTGCGACTACGCGCTTGAAGGCGGCGAACTCGTCAAGCTTTAAAGCGCCGTCTTCAGGAACGCATCCACCTCCGCCGTCGCCGCGTCTCCGGCCATGCCGAGATTCTGGTTGAGTTCGCTGTGGCTGCTGTCCGGCACGCCCACCGCGCGCGCCTTCGCGCCCGCCTTTTCCAGCGCCTGCACGAGCGCCCGCGACTGGCCGAGCGAGGCGTCGCGACCCTCGACATAGAGCGCCAGCCATGATGCCGCGTTCGGTACGGCGGCATGGCTCATCGGTGACAGCGCGGCCTGCCGCTTCGGGTCGTCCCCGAACGCCGGGCCGTAGAGCTTCTGCACCACCGGCCCGCCTGACTTCATGTGCGCCGCAACGTCGTAGCCCGCGCCGTCGAGCAGCACGACCGCCTTCACCGCACCCATCGGCACGTCCGCAGCCTTCAGGTACTGCGGATCGGTTGCCACCAGCGCGGCGAGGTGCGCCCCGGCGCTGTGGCCCATCAGCGCGATACGGTTCGGGTCGATACCGTATTCCTCCGCACGGAACCGCAGCATGTCGATCGCGGAAGCCACGTCCGCCGCCTGCTGCTCCACGGTCGCCTGTGGCACCAGACGGTAGTTGATCGAAGCGAAGGCATAGCCCGTGCCCGTGAAATGCCCCGGCTTGCGTCCCGAGGCCTGCCTTTTGTCGCCCATGCTCCACGCGCCGCCGTGGATGAACACGATGAGCGGCGCGGTGCCTGTCCCCCTCGCCCGGTAGAAGTCGATCGCCTGCCGCGCGTCGTTGCCGTAGCTCACCGTCACGGTCGGCATCGCCCCGGCACCGGGGCCGTTGCGCATCGCATCGAGCGCGCGCTTGCAGTCCTCGGAAACCCTGTCGCGATTCTCGACGATGCACTGGCGCACCTTGGGCTTGTCGGCTTTGTCGCTGCCGCACAGCGCCTCCATGTCGGCGCGGCAGGCCATCAGGCCGTCCATGCGCGGACGCTGCTGCGCCTCCGCCGTCATACCCGCCAGCGCCAACGCCAGCACGCCCGGAATCAGCTTCGCCCGCATCACATCTCCCAGCCTTCGTGTTCCTTATGCGTGATAGAACGAATAAGCTTCGTCTCCCACGCAAAAGCCGTGGACGCACCGGCCCTTCGACCCTAAGGGAATGCCCGCGTGAATCGACGCTGAATGGAGACCTCCCCGAAATGGCCAACGTGACCGTGATCGGCGCCCAGTGGGGCGACGAGGGCAAGGGCAAGATCGTCGACTGGCTCTCGGCGCGCGCCGATGTCGTTGTGCGCTTCCAGGGCGGACACAACGCGGGCCACACGCTCGTCGTCGGCAACAGCACCTACAAGCTCAGCCTGCTGCCCTCGGGCATCGTGCGCGGCACGCTGTCCGTGATCGGCAACGGCGTCGTGCTCGATCCGTGGCACCTCAAGGCCGAGATCGAGAAGCTTAAGGGGCAAGGCGTCGCCATCAGCCCCGAGAACCTCGTCATCAGCGAGACCTGCCCGCTGATCCTTCCCTTCCACCGCGACCTCGACGCGCTGCGCGAGGACGCGAGCGGCGCGGGCAAGATCGGCACCACGCGGCGCGGCATCGGCCCTGCCTACGAGGACAAGGTCGGCCGCCGCGCGCTCCGCGTCTGCGACCTCGCGCATCTCGATGAGGCGGGCCCGCAGATCGACCGCCTGCTCGCACACCACAACGCGCTGCGCGCCGGTTTCGGCGTCCATCCCATCGACCGCGACGCGCTGATCGCCGACCTCGAAGCCATCGCGCCCGACGTGCTGCCCTATGCGGGTCCGGCATGGGTCGGCCTCAACGAGGCGCGCCGCGCGGGCAAGCGCATCCTGTTCGAAGGTGCGCAGGGCGTGCTGCTCGATGTCGACCACGGCACCTATCCGTTCGTCACCAGCTCGAACACCATCGCGGGCACCGCCAGCGGCGGCTCCGGCCTCGGCCCGTCCGCGACCGGCTACGTGCTCGGCATCGTCAAGGCGTACACGACGCGCGTCGGCTCCGGCCCCTTCCCCACCGAGCTTGACGACGAGACCGGCCAGCGCCTCGGCGAGCGCGGCCACGAGTTCGGCACCGTCACGGGCCGCAAGCG
Coding sequences:
- a CDS encoding alpha-hydroxy acid oxidase translates to MRLSDCHNVADFRALAQKRLPSPIFHYIDGAADDEVTLARNTAAFADCDLVPRVLAGVETVDMSTTLFGKRIEMPLFLSPTALQRLFHHDGERAVGRAAEKFGTFFGISSLATVSLAEIGRTISTPKLFQFYYHKDKGLNRDMIQAAKAAGFDALALTVDTIVGGNRERDFRTGFTSPPKLTPSSLLSFATHPSWTLNYLLRERFELSNLKDHIKQGSNTAVTVSEYFTSLLDQTMDWKAAEAIRAEWGGPFCLKGVMSVECARRAIDIGASAIMISSHGGRQLDGSRAPFDQLAEIVDAVGDRLEVILDGGVRRGTHVLKALSLGARAVSGGRLYLYALAAAGQPGVERILGKLRDEIERDMKLMGARTLADLSREDLRFR
- a CDS encoding phosphoserine transaminase; protein product: MTDVTKPGILPARPQFSSGPCAKRPGWDPAKFNLDVLGRSHRAKLGKARLKLAIDLTRKVLGVPDDYRIGIVPASDTGAVEMAMWSMLGARPVTTIAWESFGEGWVTDAAKQLKLNPTVLKAPYGELPDLETVDFTNDVIFTWNGTTSGVRVPNGDWIPEGREGLTFADATSGAFAQDLPWAKLDVTTFSWQKVLGGEGGHGVLILSPRAVERLETYTPAWPLPKIFRMTKGGKLIEGIFVGETINTPSMLCVEDYIDALEWADGLGGWKALAARADANAAALDAWVQKTPWIENLAVDPATRSNTSVCLRITDPRADAETPKKIASLLEKENAALDINGYRDAPAGLRIWCGATVETADIEALTPWLDWAFAEVISN
- a CDS encoding alpha/beta hydrolase; the protein is MRAKLIPGVLALALAGMTAEAQQRPRMDGLMACRADMEALCGSDKADKPKVRQCIVENRDRVSEDCKRALDAMRNGPGAGAMPTVTVSYGNDARQAIDFYRARGTGTAPLIVFIHGGAWSMGDKRQASGRKPGHFTGTGYAFASINYRLVPQATVEQQAADVASAIDMLRFRAEEYGIDPNRIALMGHSAGAHLAALVATDPQYLKAADVPMGAVKAVVLLDGAGYDVAAHMKSGGPVVQKLYGPAFGDDPKRQAALSPMSHAAVPNAASWLALYVEGRDASLGQSRALVQALEKAGAKARAVGVPDSSHSELNQNLGMAGDAATAEVDAFLKTAL
- a CDS encoding adenylosuccinate synthase, with protein sequence MANVTVIGAQWGDEGKGKIVDWLSARADVVVRFQGGHNAGHTLVVGNSTYKLSLLPSGIVRGTLSVIGNGVVLDPWHLKAEIEKLKGQGVAISPENLVISETCPLILPFHRDLDALREDASGAGKIGTTRRGIGPAYEDKVGRRALRVCDLAHLDEAGPQIDRLLAHHNALRAGFGVHPIDRDALIADLEAIAPDVLPYAGPAWVGLNEARRAGKRILFEGAQGVLLDVDHGTYPFVTSSNTIAGTASGGSGLGPSATGYVLGIVKAYTTRVGSGPFPTELDDETGQRLGERGHEFGTVTGRKRRCGWFDAALVRQSIAVSGVTGIALTKLDVLDGFDELKICTGYDVNGVNYDHLPAHPAAQAAAKPVYETFEGWHESTAGARSWAQLPAQAIKYVRRIEELVGCPVALVSTSPEREDTILVTDPFAD
- the serA gene encoding phosphoglycerate dehydrogenase, with the protein product MPKVLISDKMSPKAAAIFKERGVEFDEKPGLTKDELKAIIGEYDGLAIRSATKVTADILEAATNLKVVGRAGIGVDNVDIPAASAKGVVVMNTPFGNSITTAEHAIALMFALARQLPEADASTQAGKWEKNRFMGVEVTGKTLGLIGAGNIGSIVAERALGLRMKVVAYDPFLTPERAEDIGIEKVELDQLLARADFITLHTPLTDSTRNILSRENLLKTKKGVRIINCARGGLIDEAALKELLDSGHIAGAALDVFVTEPAHESPLFGTPGFISTPHLGASTDEAQVNVAIQVAEQISDFLLSGAVTNALNVPSLSAEEAPRVRPYIELAEKLGLLAGQLAKGAISHVTVEVEGAAAELNIKPITSAVITGLMRPISDTVNMVNAVHIARERDIGIAEVRHERETDYHTLLRVTVKTEDGERSVAGTLFGMKHPRLVELFGIKVEADLDGSMLFIANEDKPGFIGKVGTALGEARVNIGTFHLGRRGQGGEAILLLSVDGDISDPLLWSICKLDGVKDVKALRF
- a CDS encoding ATP phosphoribosyltransferase regulatory subunit is translated as MTDPISKGLLPEGFRDRLPPQAEAAADLLRTLLDRVSAHGYERVSPPLVEFEDSLVTRLSSARPQDLLRFVDPLSQRTLALRPDITAQVGRIAATRMAHIARPLRLAYGGPVLRVRPAQVGPQREAMQMGAELIGSDHVDAVAELLGIALEALAAAGLTDMSVDLTLPDLVGTLAAGPWPVAATLADVQTALDGKDGAALQALGAGRYGALIEAAGPAEAALARLKALDAAGALDTRITGLERLVATASPHAAVTIDPTERHGFEYQTWIGFSVFAAGVRGEVGRGGTYLVRHPGGGEEAAVGFSLYVDGLVDAGLGALRRRRLFVPIGTDAALAAQLRTEGWTTVAALTDADTPTRLRCDYALEGGELVKL